In a single window of the Saccharothrix australiensis genome:
- a CDS encoding serine hydrolase domain-containing protein: MGKGLLVAAAVAVAAVTTPGTASADEPDRAAIDRYVTEYAEDADYPGVTVAITKGDRVVHVAGYGRTSSGAEMTARTPMPVASVSKSFTALAVMQLVEAGKVALDEPVHRYVPDFRLEDPRGAAITVRHLLGQTSGITDGTLPEKSLPQPRSLADAVTRANRATLATDPGTRHRYSNTNFHLAARVVEVVSGEPYADYLRRHVFEPAGMTSTTAITLTPRDLPREVAEGHVHAYGASIAVAEPERFVAGSDDVVTTAEDMARWLVVQANGGRTADGTRLVSAEGVEAMHTSSDPRWTYGMGWDTYGGRVRHNGIWFTHAAGQALLPSGYGVAVLTNSGFALDNEGTGNLEDGLATLLEGGTPTTHSRLPVDPVLAALTLLSIALGIRAVRRTARWAPRRPWRWQALSLVRRLVPAVVLLTLPELTAAVFGGRDIAGHQLAYFSPALVVWLAVASVVNLVVLAVRALALVRLHGANPARG, encoded by the coding sequence ATGGGCAAGGGGCTGTTGGTGGCGGCTGCGGTGGCGGTGGCGGCCGTCACGACACCGGGCACGGCGAGCGCGGACGAGCCGGACCGCGCCGCGATCGACCGGTACGTCACCGAGTACGCCGAGGACGCCGACTACCCCGGTGTCACGGTCGCGATCACCAAGGGCGACCGGGTGGTGCACGTCGCCGGCTACGGCCGCACCTCGTCCGGCGCGGAGATGACGGCGCGGACGCCGATGCCGGTGGCGTCGGTGAGCAAGTCGTTCACCGCGCTGGCCGTGATGCAGCTCGTGGAGGCGGGCAAGGTCGCGCTGGACGAGCCGGTGCACCGGTACGTGCCCGACTTCCGCCTGGAGGACCCGCGCGGCGCGGCCATCACGGTCCGCCACCTGCTCGGCCAGACCTCCGGCATCACCGACGGCACGCTGCCGGAGAAGAGCCTGCCGCAGCCGCGCTCCCTCGCGGACGCCGTCACCCGCGCCAACCGGGCGACGCTCGCCACGGACCCCGGGACCCGGCACCGCTACTCGAACACCAACTTCCACCTCGCGGCCCGCGTGGTGGAGGTGGTCAGCGGCGAGCCCTACGCCGACTACCTGCGGCGGCACGTGTTCGAGCCGGCCGGCATGACGTCGACCACCGCCATCACGCTCACGCCGCGCGACCTGCCCCGCGAGGTGGCCGAGGGCCACGTCCACGCCTACGGCGCGTCGATCGCGGTGGCCGAGCCCGAGCGGTTCGTGGCCGGGTCCGACGACGTGGTCACCACGGCCGAGGACATGGCGCGGTGGCTGGTCGTGCAGGCCAACGGCGGCCGGACCGCCGACGGCACGCGACTGGTCTCGGCCGAGGGCGTCGAGGCCATGCACACCTCGTCCGACCCGCGGTGGACGTACGGGATGGGTTGGGACACCTACGGCGGGCGGGTGCGGCACAACGGCATCTGGTTCACCCACGCGGCGGGCCAGGCGCTGCTGCCGTCCGGCTACGGCGTCGCGGTCCTGACCAACAGCGGGTTCGCCCTGGACAACGAGGGCACCGGGAACCTGGAGGACGGGCTGGCCACCCTGCTGGAGGGCGGCACGCCGACCACCCACTCGCGCCTGCCCGTCGACCCGGTCCTCGCCGCGCTGACGCTGCTGAGCATCGCGCTGGGCATCCGCGCCGTGCGGCGCACCGCGCGGTGGGCGCCGCGCCGGCCGTGGCGGTGGCAGGCGCTGTCCCTGGTCCGCCGGCTCGTCCCGGCGGTGGTGCTGCTCACGCTGCCCGAGCTGACCGCCGCGGTGTTCGGCGGCCGGGACATCGCGGGCCACCAGTTGGCCTACTTCTCGCCCGCGCTGGTGGTCTGGCTGGCCGTGGCGAGCGTCGTGAACCTGGTCGTGCTGGCCGTCCGCGCCCTCGCGCTGGTCCGGCTGCACGGGGCGAACCCGGCGCGGGGGTAA
- a CDS encoding glycoside hydrolase domain-containing protein, with protein sequence MVDPKVLEAQQWVNKNYGSVPGYQRCAEDGRTGWGVMYSLTRALQHELGITALSDSFGPTTLARLGERGPIGPGYPHQRIVQIAKHGLFCKGYWAGDAASGVYEGITSDAVRDLKADIGFASDGRLTPKVFKALLNMDAYTLQSGGRPEVRDIQRWLNASYLDKSTFFVIPCDGHYSRDVQVALMRAIQYQIGIPEDQATGNFGPGTQDGLRRNTARPGSPAGWVRLFSAACVFNGPADGVSAGFTSTWDAALGAFVAAFQGFSLLARTGVGDYATWAQLLVSSGDPDRPAGACDTRFHISVARARALKAAGYHVVGRYLDEDPWGTLDKEIQPGELEAIFAGGLRVFPISQYASDAVGDFTWSKGYDHALRAHDRAVGYGFNRGTVIYFAVDYDATGEQITSNIVPYFQGVQAGLATRGKRYVAGVYASRNVCTRVSDEAFARFSFVSGMSWGFSGNLGFPLPANWSFNQIKEFSFDAGGGDRFDLDRDVHRGNDPGVGRENVGGEDSPVDAFLRYIDGLYATAVAYGGDANLRVLEYLRHPTYTGVWSGWEMLIGDVDQAWIEYARAHAPAKVESYQDPTYGITVHVDHLAATANAVYLKGDGGRGDFGGWAGDLATFYGEWRSHGEEYASGYAFCADRLAKINQLSSFPLNDLVEDADGYLIGRAARGGARIDQAIRAHLTDGHRTRFRRFHADRYGGTARGARDAAWTALVGTTGDAQLAGLTEAAIRKTGGACLLPGQLPADKLEPFLQGYAETVDRMSRG encoded by the coding sequence GTGGTTGACCCGAAGGTGTTGGAAGCCCAGCAGTGGGTGAACAAGAACTACGGATCGGTGCCGGGTTACCAGCGGTGCGCGGAGGACGGGCGGACCGGGTGGGGCGTGATGTACTCGCTCACCCGCGCGCTCCAGCACGAACTGGGCATCACCGCCCTGTCCGACTCGTTCGGCCCGACGACGCTGGCCAGGCTCGGCGAGCGCGGTCCGATCGGACCCGGCTACCCCCACCAGAGGATCGTGCAGATCGCCAAGCACGGCTTGTTCTGCAAGGGCTACTGGGCGGGTGACGCGGCGAGCGGCGTGTACGAGGGCATCACCTCCGACGCCGTCCGCGACCTCAAGGCCGACATCGGGTTCGCGTCCGACGGGCGGCTCACGCCGAAGGTGTTCAAGGCGCTGCTGAACATGGACGCCTACACCCTACAGTCCGGCGGCCGGCCGGAGGTCCGCGACATCCAGCGCTGGCTCAACGCCTCCTACCTGGACAAGTCGACGTTCTTCGTCATCCCCTGCGACGGCCACTACTCGCGCGACGTGCAGGTGGCGCTGATGCGCGCGATCCAGTACCAGATCGGCATCCCCGAGGACCAGGCCACCGGCAACTTCGGGCCGGGCACGCAGGACGGCCTGCGCCGCAACACCGCCCGGCCCGGCTCGCCGGCCGGGTGGGTGCGCCTGTTCAGCGCCGCGTGCGTGTTCAACGGCCCCGCCGACGGGGTCTCCGCCGGGTTCACGTCCACCTGGGACGCCGCGCTCGGCGCGTTCGTGGCCGCGTTCCAGGGTTTCTCCCTGCTGGCGCGGACCGGTGTCGGCGACTACGCCACCTGGGCGCAGCTGCTGGTGTCCAGCGGCGACCCGGACCGGCCGGCGGGCGCGTGCGACACCCGGTTCCACATCAGCGTCGCGCGGGCGCGGGCGCTGAAGGCCGCCGGCTACCACGTCGTCGGCCGCTACCTCGACGAGGACCCGTGGGGCACGCTCGACAAGGAGATCCAGCCGGGCGAGCTGGAGGCGATCTTCGCGGGCGGCCTGCGGGTGTTCCCCATCTCGCAGTACGCGTCCGACGCGGTCGGCGACTTCACCTGGTCCAAGGGCTACGACCACGCGCTGCGCGCCCACGACCGCGCCGTCGGCTACGGCTTCAACCGGGGCACGGTCATCTACTTCGCCGTCGACTACGACGCCACGGGCGAGCAGATCACCAGCAACATCGTCCCGTACTTCCAGGGCGTGCAGGCCGGGCTCGCCACGCGCGGCAAGCGGTACGTCGCCGGCGTCTACGCGTCCCGCAACGTGTGCACGCGGGTCAGCGACGAGGCGTTCGCCCGCTTCTCGTTCGTCTCCGGCATGTCGTGGGGCTTCTCCGGCAACCTGGGCTTCCCGCTGCCCGCGAACTGGTCGTTCAACCAGATCAAGGAGTTCTCGTTCGACGCGGGCGGCGGCGACCGGTTCGACCTGGACCGCGACGTGCACCGCGGCAACGACCCCGGCGTGGGGCGGGAGAACGTCGGCGGCGAGGACTCGCCCGTGGACGCCTTCCTGCGCTACATCGACGGCCTGTACGCCACCGCGGTCGCGTACGGCGGCGACGCGAACCTCCGCGTCCTGGAGTACCTGCGCCACCCCACCTACACCGGCGTCTGGTCCGGCTGGGAAATGCTCATCGGCGACGTCGACCAGGCGTGGATCGAGTACGCGCGGGCGCACGCGCCGGCCAAGGTCGAGAGCTACCAGGACCCGACCTACGGCATCACCGTCCACGTCGACCACCTCGCGGCCACCGCGAACGCCGTCTACCTCAAGGGCGACGGCGGGCGCGGGGACTTCGGCGGCTGGGCCGGCGACCTGGCCACGTTCTACGGCGAGTGGCGCTCGCACGGCGAGGAGTACGCCTCCGGGTACGCGTTCTGCGCCGACCGCCTGGCGAAGATCAACCAGCTCTCGTCGTTCCCGCTCAACGACCTCGTCGAGGACGCGGACGGCTACCTGATCGGCCGCGCGGCGCGCGGCGGCGCCCGGATCGACCAGGCCATCCGCGCCCACCTCACCGACGGGCACCGGACCAGGTTCCGGCGGTTCCACGCCGACCGCTACGGCGGCACCGCGCGCGGCGCGCGCGACGCCGCCTGGACCGCGCTGGTCGGGACCACGGGCGACGCGCAGCTCGCGGGGCTCACCGAGGCCGCGATCCGCAAGACCGGCGGCGCCTGCCTGCTGCCCGGCCAACTGCCCGCCGACAAGCTCGAACCCTTCCTACAGGGCTACGCCGAGACCGTCGACCGGATGTCGCGCGGCTGA
- a CDS encoding sensor histidine kinase, translating into MTSARAAAWARIPAWARIPPWAAAVQVALVTLVALSGEPTGWAYAGAVLAPVAVTALLGPFPQVALGGCAVAAQVLSPAVGGGVLPPWSAAVGAALGVAAFLAGRRAPRTAPALAAIGAGVAATVPLSLVGAYEWATGLVLLTTAVALPWLVGRSVRQHADLAAAAAGHVHFRERARIAHDMHDTLGHELSLLALRAGALELAPDLAEHHRAAVADLRAAAASATERLADLVAILRDGESSPLHPATEGVADVVAGAVRAGVPATLEWTGPTALPHLTERTAHHVVREALTNATKHAPGEPVRIRVVNTGTTVTVSATNAVPPTARRGAGGRLGLAGLRERVRLVGGTFEAHRGADGFEVVATLPHTGEA; encoded by the coding sequence GTGACGAGTGCCAGGGCCGCCGCGTGGGCGCGCATCCCCGCGTGGGCGCGCATCCCGCCGTGGGCCGCGGCCGTCCAGGTGGCGCTGGTGACGCTGGTCGCCCTGTCCGGCGAGCCGACGGGCTGGGCCTACGCGGGAGCCGTGCTCGCGCCCGTGGCGGTCACGGCGCTGCTCGGGCCGTTCCCGCAGGTGGCCCTGGGCGGGTGCGCCGTCGCCGCCCAGGTGCTCTCGCCTGCCGTGGGCGGCGGCGTCCTGCCGCCGTGGAGCGCGGCCGTCGGCGCCGCCCTCGGCGTGGCCGCCTTCCTCGCCGGCCGCCGCGCGCCCCGCACCGCGCCCGCCCTCGCGGCGATCGGGGCGGGCGTGGCGGCGACCGTCCCGCTGAGCCTGGTCGGTGCGTACGAGTGGGCCACCGGCCTGGTCCTCCTGACCACGGCCGTCGCGCTGCCCTGGCTCGTCGGCCGCTCGGTCCGGCAGCACGCCGACCTGGCGGCGGCGGCGGCCGGGCACGTCCACTTCCGGGAGCGCGCGCGGATCGCGCACGACATGCACGACACGCTCGGGCACGAGCTGAGCCTGCTGGCGCTGCGCGCGGGTGCCCTGGAGCTGGCGCCCGACCTGGCGGAGCACCACCGGGCGGCGGTGGCGGACCTGCGCGCCGCCGCCGCGTCCGCGACCGAGCGCCTCGCCGACCTCGTCGCGATCCTGCGGGACGGCGAGTCTTCGCCGCTGCACCCGGCCACCGAGGGCGTCGCGGACGTGGTGGCCGGCGCGGTGCGGGCGGGGGTGCCCGCCACGCTGGAGTGGACCGGCCCGACGGCCCTGCCGCACCTCACCGAGCGGACCGCGCACCACGTGGTGCGGGAGGCGCTGACCAACGCCACCAAGCACGCGCCCGGCGAGCCGGTGCGCATCCGCGTGGTGAACACGGGGACGACGGTGACGGTCAGCGCGACCAACGCCGTGCCGCCGACCGCACGCCGGGGCGCGGGCGGGCGGCTGGGCCTGGCCGGGCTGAGGGAACGCGTGCGGCTGGTGGGCGGCACGTTCGAGGCACACCGCGGTGCCGACGGCTTCGAGGTCGTCGCCACCCTGCCGCACACGGGGGAAGCGTGA
- a CDS encoding response regulator: protein MIRVLLADDEAMIRAGVRAILATDPRVEVVAEAADGREAVDLAIAHRPDVALLDVRMPRVDGLTATAGITAAAPSVAVAILTTFGDDEYLAKALDGGARGFLLKSGDPRELLAGVHAVADGGAYLSPKVAARVIAGLRAGDLTRTATARARTDLLTPREREVLALVAAGLSNARIAARLNLVEGTVKGHVSTILTRLDLENRVQAAILAHEAGLTAD from the coding sequence GTGATCCGGGTACTGCTCGCGGACGACGAGGCCATGATCCGGGCGGGGGTGCGGGCCATCCTCGCGACCGACCCGCGGGTCGAGGTGGTGGCCGAGGCCGCCGACGGGCGGGAGGCGGTGGACCTGGCCATCGCGCACCGGCCGGACGTGGCGCTGCTGGACGTCCGGATGCCGCGCGTGGACGGCCTGACCGCGACGGCGGGCATCACCGCGGCGGCCCCGTCGGTGGCGGTGGCGATCCTGACCACGTTCGGCGACGACGAGTACCTGGCGAAGGCCCTGGACGGCGGCGCGCGGGGCTTCCTGCTCAAGTCGGGCGACCCGCGCGAGCTGCTGGCGGGCGTGCACGCGGTCGCCGACGGCGGCGCCTACCTGTCGCCGAAGGTGGCGGCGCGCGTGATCGCGGGCCTGCGGGCGGGCGACCTGACCCGCACGGCCACCGCGCGAGCCAGGACCGACCTGCTCACGCCGCGCGAGCGGGAGGTGCTGGCGCTGGTGGCCGCGGGGCTGTCCAACGCCCGGATCGCCGCCCGCCTGAACCTGGTCGAGGGCACGGTGAAGGGCCACGTGAGCACCATCCTCACCCGCCTCGACCTGGAGAACCGCGTGCAGGCCGCGATCCTCGCCCACGAGGCGGGCCTGACCGCCGACTGA
- a CDS encoding M4 family metallopeptidase → MKRSIGVYLAACLAALSVQAAASVAQAAPAAPAGPATLAAEAADRAAASGLDALAKGPDEQFQRKAVYTGGVPGRKDLFYVSYDRTYKGLPVIGGDAVVATDAAGKVLETVAANEGGLAVDTRARISVDRAKSIARAQLSKVDAVEGGTLSVLADGHGKLVYEVVVTGQRDDAPSRLHVYVNAQNGTVEDTVDDVRAGSGTSEWNGPNPLKIDTSNNSTVDDTRPGLRCVDYATNQPFSKPSNSFGNGQATSKETGCADVLWSTQKQWDMLKNWLGRNGIDGNGRGVTVKVGLDKVNAYWTGQHIEIGRNNARQWIASMDVVGHEHGHAIDQYTPGGAGREAGLGEATGDIMGALTEAYANEPAPHDTPDYTVGEEVNLVGQGPIRNMANPQAVGGHPNCWSSAIPGTEVHAAAGPLNHWFYLLAEGSANSPTCDGSTVRGIGIQAAGRVFYNAMLLKTSGMTHFKYRVATLTAAKNLDPTCAQYNAVKAAWQAISVPAQSAEPTCTPTPANDFSLELRPTSGVARPGSTVTTTVATTTVSGNAHAVALSAPSLPTGVTAQFAPASVTSGQSATLTLSVGAGVASGSYPITIQGVGSATHTVTYNLTVSGAGQNDFAIALDPNNGDTNAGGAVSTTVGTKVTAGESQKVVLSASGLPAGTTATFTPATIAAGESAKLSLATSATTPAGTYSVSVTGTGGDVARSATYTLRVGGEPPANDFALTLSPESGSVTAGSEAKTTVNTRTTAGSPHKVHFAASGLPEGATATFTPLSVESGESSALTIATSATTPEGTYTITVTGTGTDTNHTATYTLTVTGDGGGGCGGVPAWDASTAYVPNDEVSHADHKWRSKWYSTGAEPGHPNSWAVWEDLGAC, encoded by the coding sequence ATGAAACGCAGTATCGGCGTCTACCTGGCCGCGTGCCTGGCCGCGTTGTCGGTCCAGGCCGCGGCGAGCGTCGCGCAAGCGGCACCGGCCGCGCCGGCCGGTCCGGCCACCCTGGCCGCGGAAGCGGCCGACCGCGCCGCGGCGTCCGGCCTGGACGCCCTGGCCAAGGGCCCGGACGAACAGTTCCAGCGCAAGGCCGTCTACACCGGCGGCGTGCCCGGTCGCAAGGACCTGTTCTACGTGTCCTACGACAGAACCTACAAGGGCCTGCCGGTCATCGGCGGCGACGCGGTCGTCGCCACCGACGCGGCGGGCAAGGTCCTGGAGACCGTCGCGGCCAACGAGGGCGGCCTCGCGGTCGACACCAGGGCCCGGATCAGCGTGGACCGGGCGAAGTCCATCGCCCGCGCGCAGCTGTCCAAGGTGGACGCGGTCGAGGGCGGCACCCTGTCCGTGCTCGCCGACGGCCACGGCAAGCTCGTGTACGAGGTCGTCGTCACCGGGCAGCGCGACGACGCGCCCAGCCGCCTGCACGTCTACGTGAACGCGCAGAACGGCACGGTCGAGGACACCGTCGACGACGTGCGCGCGGGCTCCGGCACCAGCGAGTGGAACGGCCCGAACCCGCTCAAGATCGACACCAGCAACAACAGCACGGTCGACGACACCAGGCCCGGCCTGCGCTGCGTCGACTACGCGACCAACCAGCCGTTCAGCAAGCCGTCCAACTCCTTCGGCAACGGTCAGGCCACCAGCAAGGAGACCGGCTGCGCCGACGTCCTGTGGTCGACCCAGAAGCAGTGGGACATGCTGAAGAACTGGCTGGGCCGCAACGGCATCGACGGCAACGGCCGCGGCGTCACGGTCAAGGTCGGCCTGGACAAGGTCAACGCCTACTGGACCGGCCAGCACATCGAGATCGGCCGCAACAACGCACGCCAGTGGATCGCGTCGATGGACGTCGTCGGCCACGAGCACGGCCACGCCATCGACCAGTACACCCCGGGTGGCGCGGGCCGCGAAGCCGGTCTCGGCGAGGCCACCGGCGACATCATGGGCGCGCTGACCGAGGCGTACGCCAACGAGCCCGCGCCGCACGACACGCCGGACTACACGGTCGGCGAGGAGGTCAACCTGGTCGGGCAGGGCCCGATCCGCAACATGGCCAACCCGCAGGCGGTCGGCGGGCACCCGAACTGCTGGTCCAGCGCCATCCCCGGCACCGAGGTGCACGCCGCGGCCGGTCCGCTGAACCACTGGTTCTACCTGCTCGCGGAGGGCTCGGCGAACAGCCCGACCTGTGACGGCTCCACCGTGCGCGGCATCGGCATCCAGGCCGCGGGCCGCGTGTTCTACAACGCGATGCTGCTCAAGACGTCGGGCATGACGCACTTCAAGTACCGCGTCGCGACCCTGACGGCGGCCAAGAACCTCGACCCGACCTGCGCGCAGTACAACGCGGTGAAGGCGGCGTGGCAGGCGATCAGCGTGCCGGCGCAGTCGGCCGAGCCGACCTGCACCCCGACCCCGGCCAACGACTTCAGCCTGGAGCTGCGGCCCACGTCGGGCGTCGCCCGGCCGGGCAGCACGGTCACCACGACGGTCGCCACCACCACGGTGTCGGGCAACGCGCACGCGGTGGCGCTCTCCGCGCCCAGCCTGCCGACCGGGGTGACCGCGCAGTTCGCACCGGCCTCGGTGACCTCGGGCCAGTCGGCCACGCTGACCCTGTCGGTCGGCGCCGGCGTCGCGTCGGGCTCCTACCCGATCACCATCCAGGGCGTCGGCTCCGCCACGCACACCGTGACCTACAACCTCACGGTGAGCGGCGCGGGCCAGAACGACTTCGCCATCGCCCTCGACCCGAACAACGGCGACACGAACGCGGGCGGCGCGGTCAGCACGACCGTCGGCACCAAGGTCACCGCGGGCGAGTCGCAGAAGGTCGTGCTCAGCGCGTCGGGCCTGCCCGCGGGCACGACGGCCACGTTCACGCCGGCCACCATCGCGGCGGGCGAGTCGGCCAAGCTGAGCCTCGCCACGTCCGCGACGACGCCCGCCGGCACCTACTCGGTGTCCGTCACGGGCACCGGCGGCGACGTGGCGCGCTCGGCGACCTACACGCTGCGGGTCGGCGGCGAGCCGCCGGCGAACGACTTCGCGCTCACGCTGAGCCCGGAGAGCGGCAGCGTCACGGCCGGCAGCGAGGCGAAGACCACGGTGAACACCCGGACCACCGCGGGTTCGCCGCACAAGGTGCACTTCGCGGCGTCCGGTCTGCCGGAGGGCGCGACGGCCACCTTCACCCCGCTGTCGGTGGAGTCCGGCGAGTCGTCGGCGCTGACCATCGCCACCTCGGCCACCACGCCCGAGGGCACCTACACCATCACGGTGACGGGCACCGGCACGGACACCAACCACACCGCCACCTACACCCTGACGGTGACCGGTGACGGCGGTGGCGGCTGCGGCGGCGTGCCCGCCTGGGACGCGTCCACGGCCTACGTGCCGAACGACGAGGTCTCGCACGCCGACCACAAGTGGCGGTCCAAGTGGTACTCCACGGGCGCGGAGCCGGGCCACCCGAACTCCTGGGCGGTGTGGGAGGACCTGGGCGCCTGTTGA